One genomic segment of Novisyntrophococcus fermenticellae includes these proteins:
- a CDS encoding HPr family phosphocarrier protein yields the protein MKEFKYVITDPEGIHARPAGMLVAEAKKFNSSIKLTKGEKSGDCKKIFGLMGLGVKSGEEVSFTIEGDDEDTAFDAIREFMKENL from the coding sequence ATGAAGGAATTCAAATATGTGATAACGGATCCGGAAGGAATCCATGCACGTCCTGCCGGGATGCTGGTGGCGGAGGCGAAGAAGTTCAACAGCAGCATTAAGCTGACAAAGGGTGAGAAAAGCGGAGACTGCAAGAAGATATTCGGACTGATGGGACTGGGAGTAAAAAGCGGTGAAGAGGTTTCATTTACCATTGAGGGTGATGATGAGGATACTGCTTTTGATGCAATCCGGGAATTCATGAAGGAGAACTTGTAA
- the ptsP gene encoding phosphoenolpyruvate--protein phosphotransferase, producing the protein MKNYQGKAVVGGIAIGKLCIYRKGEQKVKREKITDTDREAKRYIEAREEASRQLGMLYDKALLEVGEANAAIFQVHQMMLNDGDYNESVENIIRTQSVNAEYAVAATSDNFSQMFAAMDDDYMRERAADVKDISERVLSVLGGRKSGAPDMKEPSIIVADDLAPSETVQLDKDMVLSFVTARGSVNSHTAILARTMGIPALIGTGIPVEQLVDGKTAVVDGFHGVIYIDPDEETLEKMKALQEEDRQRKELLQLLKNKETVTIDGKKIMLYANIGDIKDLALVRQNDAGGIGLFRSEFIYLNHDRYPSEEEQFQIYKTVAETMAGKKVIIRTLDIGADKQCDYFELKPEENPALGYRAIRICLTRPELFKTQLRALFRASGYGNLAIMYPMITSVWEVQKIKEIVEEVKAELSEQGISYGQPQQGIMIETPAAVMISKELAEHVDFFSIGTNDLTQYTLAIDRQNPQLDDFYNPHHPAVLKMIRMVIENAHKAGIWAGICGELGADPELTKEFLAMGIDELSVSPGSILPIRKIILETDIESYKQKMES; encoded by the coding sequence ATGAAGAATTATCAGGGAAAAGCAGTTGTCGGTGGAATTGCAATTGGAAAACTTTGTATATACCGCAAGGGTGAGCAGAAAGTGAAACGTGAAAAGATCACCGATACGGATCGTGAGGCTAAGCGCTATATAGAGGCGCGCGAGGAGGCATCCCGGCAACTCGGGATGCTGTATGACAAAGCACTTTTAGAAGTCGGTGAGGCTAATGCAGCAATTTTTCAGGTCCATCAGATGATGCTGAACGATGGTGATTATAACGAGTCTGTGGAAAATATTATCCGGACCCAGAGTGTGAACGCCGAGTATGCGGTGGCAGCTACCAGTGATAACTTTTCCCAGATGTTCGCTGCAATGGATGATGATTACATGAGGGAGAGAGCTGCTGATGTAAAAGACATATCAGAACGTGTTCTTTCTGTCCTGGGAGGGCGTAAGAGCGGTGCTCCGGATATGAAGGAGCCGTCAATCATCGTCGCCGACGATCTGGCACCATCAGAGACGGTACAATTAGATAAGGACATGGTGCTGTCATTTGTTACAGCCAGGGGGTCTGTCAATTCCCATACAGCGATTCTGGCACGGACGATGGGAATTCCGGCACTGATTGGTACCGGTATCCCGGTGGAGCAGCTGGTGGATGGCAAGACGGCGGTTGTTGACGGATTTCATGGAGTTATCTACATCGATCCGGATGAAGAGACATTGGAAAAGATGAAAGCGCTTCAGGAGGAAGACAGGCAAAGAAAAGAACTTCTGCAATTACTTAAAAATAAAGAAACAGTGACAATTGATGGGAAGAAAATCATGCTTTATGCGAATATCGGTGACATCAAAGACCTGGCTCTGGTTCGTCAGAATGATGCCGGTGGAATTGGATTGTTCCGAAGCGAATTTATCTATCTGAACCATGACCGGTACCCTTCTGAAGAGGAGCAGTTTCAGATTTATAAAACGGTGGCAGAAACAATGGCGGGTAAAAAAGTAATTATCCGTACACTGGATATAGGCGCAGATAAGCAATGTGACTACTTCGAACTTAAGCCGGAGGAAAATCCGGCTTTGGGATATCGGGCAATCCGCATCTGCCTTACCCGTCCGGAGCTGTTTAAAACGCAGCTGCGTGCGCTGTTCCGGGCAAGCGGATATGGGAATCTGGCAATTATGTACCCGATGATCACATCCGTTTGGGAAGTACAGAAAATTAAAGAAATTGTAGAGGAAGTAAAGGCGGAGCTGAGTGAACAGGGAATCAGCTACGGACAGCCGCAGCAGGGGATTATGATCGAGACACCTGCAGCAGTCATGATCAGCAAAGAGCTTGCAGAGCATGTTGATTTTTTCAGCATCGGAACCAATGATCTGACGCAGTATACCCTGGCAATTGACCGTCAGAATCCACAGCTTGACGATTTTTATAATCCCCATCATCCCGCAGTACTTAAAATGATCCGTATGGTCATAGAAAATGCTCATAAGGCGGGTATATGGGCCGGCATATGCGGGGAGCTCGGGGCTGATCCGGAATTGACAAAGGAGTTTCTGGCCATGGGGATTGATGAGCTGTCTGTGTCACCGGGAAGCATCCTGCCCATTCGGAAGATAATTCTGGAGACCGATATTGA